A stretch of DNA from Cyprinus carpio isolate SPL01 chromosome A25, ASM1834038v1, whole genome shotgun sequence:
TGCAGACACGCAGCCTCTGATGTTGGGGCGGGCACCGGGTGGGGGCCAGTCAGTGCCACTGAAGGAACTGTTGGTGATGGTGTTGCTATCCTCCCTTACAATACTAGATGGGCGACTCTGACTGCGGGATAAACCAGAATCGCCAGGTGCTGGTTCTCCAAGGACACTCAAAGGAGGAGCGCCACTGTATGTAGAATACTTCCCGTTGCGCTTCAAAATGCCCTTCCTACCAACCGCTCGCTTTGGTGGTGAGCTGGCGGCAAGAGGTGTAATGTTGCCACCTAGAAGGTCAGAGGACTCGCTGCGCTCTGGAGAAGAATAGTACCCTGATTCccgttgttggttgttttttaggATTCCCTTCTTCGGAAGGATAGAGACCGCTTTGGTAGGAGAGTTGCCTGTTAGCCCCTGCTCCTCCTCACCCTCTTCACCTTCAGGCCCAGATTCCTTCTCTGGGGTTCCCACACTGGATTCTATTTCTTCCAAACTTGGAGAGCGTTGCTCTTCAAAGGTTCTTGTCTTTAGGATGCCCTTTGGTCTCTTGAGGCCCAGACTGTCCTCTCCATTACAGTGAGACACACAGTCATCATTCTCTTTCTTAGACTTTTTGGGCCGTTGACGGACAAGTGGGAATGGCTCGGACCGGATGGCTTTAGTGGGTCGAGGTTCGGTCCGGTTCTGCCAGTCAATGAGACGAGCCAGCATGGGTGAGCCAGAATCCCTTTGCgattcacagtcacacacactggTTTTCCATCCCCAGTTTACCCACCAGTGATTGGCGATGTCTTCCACTGTGGCCCGCCGCTCAGGGTTGACCATCAGCATCCAGCGGATAAGACCACGGGCATCTAAACAAAAGACCAAGCAAGCTTCTTTTTTATCATGATCAAGAGACACATTTAACTGCATACATCAGTACACATTTTTCTATACAAAAGGCATTCTGAACATGGTCTAAGAGTTCATGCAAGAACAGTACCTGATGACTGGGATGGTTCTCGATACTCTCCGTTGCTGATTTGCCAAATGAGATTTTTGTGGTCCCCTCCATCGAATGGCATGCTGCCATAGACCAGCGTATACAGCAGCACTCCCAGAGCCCAGCTGTCCACCTGCAAATAATGGATGGCACTGAAGTCAGCTGACTCTGAAAGAACATTGAGTTACTGCTTACTGTTAATGACACTCCAGATATTGTGTCATATGGAGGTGGGACAGAAGTCACATGACAAGACTTGGATGTTTAATGCTTGCTGTGCTTTCATGTGGAATTCTATTGATGGCATGATTTTTTGGAAAGCAACCAGACACTCCAGCAAGCACAAACAGCATCAGATGGTACCAGTCTTTCAGGCTGTTTTTCAGCTTCAACTCTATATGCAATCAATCTGTTTTGAGACATTCTATTACACAAATTCTAAGTCCTGTGGAAGGTGGGTTGAAAGGGCAAGGTATGTAGGCCAGAAATCTCAAGATCGCCCCAGCAGCCTGGAAAGTTTTCCAGGTTCTTGAGTTGTCAGTTCACAGGAAATTACTTATAGACTAGGGTAATTGTTTTGCTCAATGCGGTCACCAGGGTGAGAAGAAATGAAGACTTTCATTGCTGTCATTGATTGCAAGGGTTTGGCCATTTTGATTATACCGTCTACATTTTAGTGTTTTCTATACCCTTGAGGAAAACTGCAGCAAATTTTAAAAAGCCCTGAGCTATATACTACAAGAGCGGCACATGTAAAGCTCTAAAGAACCTTACAACTCTGACCGAGGTTTGACATGTATAATCAGAGATACTTGGAGAAAGAAACTCCAGCTGCTCTTCATGTTCAGTAGGGAAGCACAAGGTGTGTATTTGCCTGTTCCCAGGCCTATGTGGAAGGATAATTCCATCAAAGAGCAGAATAAGGCTTCACTAACCACACAGACTGTCTGTGATGGATCACAGCTGCTCACAGTGGATTTCACACGCTAACATCATGAAACCGTGGGGTGTTTCATTTACAATGATGCAAACCTCAAGGGTTTATGTCTGTGCATCACGTCATGCAGGCCTGTAGTAAACCATTCCAGCATGTTTTTATGACCCTGGAAAGAAGTTCAACATAAAGAGACACTTATCTGAACATGCCTCACCTCTGGACCATGGTATGGTCTGCCATTGACGATCTCTGGGGATGCGTACAGTGGACTACCACAAAAGGTCTGGAGGAGCTTGTCTTTATGATACAGGTTAGACAACCCAAAATCAGCAATCTGAATGAACAACAAATACATCAGTGTTTGGTTTTAgagaaataatcataaaaaaaagtttatttttctggtttACTTTTACTGAGTAAGTGTTTGCTTTTACAAGGAGTAATTTTTCAACATCCTGCTTGTTTTGTTTCATGAATGTAGCCCaccatttcttaatttttaagttCACATACTTGGATTTAAACACTACTGAGTTGGAGACAGTACACCATCCTTTCCATATACTATTTTGTGGGACCCACTAATCCTAATGTTGTATACTATATAGTTCACGGATGTGAACCAGGATGTAGCCACTGTTTCAGAAACATGCTTACCTTTATGTTACAGTTTTCATCCAGTAGCACATTTTCCAGTTTCAGGTCCCGGTGAACAACACCATTCTGTAAAGAAAACATCAGAATGCACTTCAGAGATCTGAGGTAATAATGTCATAGCCAACAGAATCTTTATTAACTCCTGACATCTCTCCCACAAACCCTCTCTGTAATTACAGTTCTGTTCAGACACCAGTTTTTGATTGGTACATGACTGTGCAGTTAGTCCTTGTGTTTCCTTTAAAGTATCACACAGCATTCGGGTTACAGCACGCCCGGAAACCCAGAGGTTTCTCTGAGAGAGTTTGTTACAGATGTCTGATGACCATGAAAGATGCATGTGTTCAGCATGCACAGTGTTTAGCAGATGAACTATAAATCGACAGTTTGACAAGCTGTTCTTGAGTCGTCAGGCCGACCCCACCCGAAAATCCCCGGCATTGTGGTTGCCCATGGCGATGATGACTCATTACCCTCCACATTGGTGTCTGGAAGCTCCCCTGCCCTGATATATGACATCACGTCATCTTCAGCTGCAAACCAGCCCACTCAATGCAGGCCCACAGGGAACATGATTGACTCATTGGGGAGTGGGACTGTCTTATCTGAAATTTAGTAATCATAACCTAGTAATCTGCCTAATTAGACAGCACTTTGATATACTGTTCAATAAGGTAGGTAGGTATCGGAATACAATCCTATAATGCACTGCAACAATCTCAGTGACAAAAAGAAATCCACCCACAAATGGTggacaaaacaaaagaaacatcatttataaatataggGTGAATTGTggtttattgtgaatttttttgccattgagatgactgggGAAATGTCCCGGTTATCCTGAATTATGGTTTCAAACTCTATCGAAAAGTCTTGAAAACAATCCAATTGTAAGAAACTGGAAAAGCCCTTATACACATACACAAGACTTCATGGAAATGTACAAATGGTTGGTTTATTACTCTATCAACAGCTCTGCTAAATGCTGAAATGTGTGACCCATGATGCAAAGCTGTTTCACATCAGTTGTCTATTCCAAGATTCCTCCCAATCTGACAAGAGCCAAAGATAATAGACTCGCACTCCACAGCCTGATTTCATCGAATAACTGCACGTGCAGTTTAGAGAAGAGAAAGGgattgagaaagagaaagaatggaAAGGAGAGAGATAAGAGAGGTGCGTACCTTATGGCAGTAGTGCACAGCAGAGACGATCTGCCTGAAGAAGTGTCGGGTTTCTCTCTCAGTCAGGCGTCTGCGTTCGCTGATGTAGTCATAGAGTTCACCTTTACTGGCGTATTCCATGACAATCACTATCTTGTCCTTATTTTCAAACActacagaacaaaaaacaacatcatgAAATCTGATTAGTTTATTTACACCTtttacactgttttatttatatatgttcagaatgtttatttaatgatctGTGTACCAGATTGAAAtcagtataaaatgttttatttcagtttgtggAAGTAAGTCTCTATATAAAAGTTGTAAGaaatagacaagaaaaaaaatctagataaagTTGTAGGCCTCAGGAATTGACCAGTTGGATAACGTGACCCATGTCTAGTTTACATAGGCCAGAGGGAGGCGTCcagtcaaaaaataaatgcacgGTGGCGCCTTGTTTCTTCAGAATGCAACCCACAATGAAAATGTACAAGTACAAAACTACTGGatgcataaaaatgaaaagactTTGTTTTGTAGTAGCCAGTCCAGAAAGTTCAGCAGGTCACAGCGGAATCCGTTAATGACCAGGAGAAGCTGAAAAATCCAGAGGAACAAACACAGCAAATTACAGTCCGACACAGCAGAAAGTGGCTGTTTCTGCAAAACCCCAAAAATCCTTATACAGATCACCCCACCCAAGCGTTTGGCGCTGCCGCCAGCTCCTGTCACACATCCAGAATTGCATCTCATCTTTTTACAGAATTCATCCTGTTCGCCATCGATTTCCACAGAACAGCAGGGAATGCAAGCGCAAGGCCTTCTGGGATTGTGCAAATATAGTTTAGGAGAGAGAGGGGTAACAGAGTTAACGTAACACAGATTTACTGTCAAAGAGAGTAAATCAGAGTCTTCTCACAGTGATGCTAAATATCGGAGCTCAGCGCTAAATTCAACAGTGATATGCAGCCTGTGAGAAAGGAACATTCCAAATTAGAtcatctcaattgtttctcctagatcACAGTGAGGTTAAATACAGCTAAAAGGAGACTTTGCTCAAGTCTCCTGTTTCTCAGatgtttttttggggaaaaaaaccctCAAATTTCTCACACTGTTCTCAGATTGTCTCATTTGTGAGGAATTTTAGGAGAAGCAATAAAGAAACTCTTGATATCCGTGACTCTAAGTCTCGTGAGCAAAGAGTGAGCAACCTTTGAGTAATTAAAAATGTTCCTCTGGGAAAGTTCCCGCAGCTAAACGGGTATGCAAGCTATGAATTCCTCTATCCAAAAATTTCCACGACCAGCCCAAACccataaacataatttaacaccgcacaaaattaaaagagaaagacaCTCTGACATTAGAGCAATGAAAGACAAAGCCAGACACGAGAAAAAAGAGAGTCTCCGGAGACTCATTTAAAGAGGTGTTCTCCCCTCTTTGAGTCGGGCCAACCACAACACAGGCGGAGTCATGACACAGAACAAAGATGAATACGGCAACTCTTCAAAAATAAACTGCCCTATAAACCCAGACGGACTTTGAACGGAAAACCGTCGAGTCAGCACACCGAGAGCTCGCCAGGCCTGCCGTGGCACAGAATCAGCAGAACAAACCAGACGGCTGCAAAAATGTCTTTAGAAATGATCAACACAGAATTTCACCAGAGATCTTAACCACTGAAACACATGCTGGTCAGGAATGGGGAGCATCATATTCACTGAGGCTGATCTTCTGTAATTTGAGCATTATTACATgaataaagcaaaacatttttactgtccTTCACAACACAAGTCTATCAATAGTTAATGAAAGGTTATTCattagaattgtattttttatttattgctgagtttggatgaatggatagataccttcatatatagagatgatatgtGGGTGGCGAAGAGACGACATGATCTCGATTTCTCGTCGAATGTGAACCATGTCCTGTTCATCTTTAATCTTCTCTTTCCTGATAGACTTGATGGCAACCTGAAGAGAAGAAAGATTTACAGTTTCAATCTTGtcaaatagaataaaaatgtttatcaGAGTATTTGTAAAAGATGCTAATTTTGGTAGATTTATCTTAGTAATTTTATGCCACTTTTTTTTTGATAGGAAATGACTCAAGTTAACATAAAACTCACATTGCCAGGATTAGCAGCACAGCTTACCACTTAGCCGCGGCTCTGACAAAAACATTCTATTTCTGAATGTCAAAAAAACACCTGAGTAGATTCTTCAGACAAGAGGTGTAATCAtcccattacacacacacacacacagaattatcCCATAAACACATCACGGCTGAGCATATTTTCAGTCTCCTGCTATGTAattttgctgatgttttttgGGAAAATGAAGGAGCAGTGTTTAGAAGCAGAATGAAAGCTCTCTCATGCGCCCTGAGGGCACTGCACTGATGTCTCTATATGATCACATCAGGCTCCAGTATGTATGGAAccccatttctgccactgaataaaaaattaaaaagctaattgaaacttttaatctcacaattctgactttttttctgcaGTTGCAAGTTTacatgt
This window harbors:
- the LOC122135516 gene encoding NUAK family SNF1-like kinase 1, with protein sequence METQRTGDPPGPSVVMEAPEGPGKVKRSSSGVKKHHHKHNLKHRYELLETLGRGTYGKVKKAIERHSGREVAIKSIRKEKIKDEQDMVHIRREIEIMSSLRHPHIISIYEVFENKDKIVIVMEYASKGELYDYISERRRLTERETRHFFRQIVSAVHYCHKNGVVHRDLKLENVLLDENCNIKIADFGLSNLYHKDKLLQTFCGSPLYASPEIVNGRPYHGPEVDSWALGVLLYTLVYGSMPFDGGDHKNLIWQISNGEYREPSQSSDARGLIRWMLMVNPERRATVEDIANHWWVNWGWKTSVCDCESQRDSGSPMLARLIDWQNRTEPRPTKAIRSEPFPLVRQRPKKSKKENDDCVSHCNGEDSLGLKRPKGILKTRTFEEQRSPSLEEIESSVGTPEKESGPEGEEGEEEQGLTGNSPTKAVSILPKKGILKNNQQRESGYYSSPERSESSDLLGGNITPLAASSPPKRAVGRKGILKRNGKYSTYSGAPPLSVLGEPAPGDSGLSRSQSRPSSIVREDSNTITNSSFSGTDWPPPGARPNIRGCVSAENLLQLSNFKGLQAAPSLHSGKFSRGTQGSPGDNSSFSLLGDLDDMTQVYQQALDISNNLS